From Streptomyces sp. NBC_00370, a single genomic window includes:
- a CDS encoding MGMT family protein codes for MTSEERAGERDEPQRLPEYAERVLDVAELIPPGRVMTYGDVAEWLGEGGPRQVGRVMALYGGAVPWWRVVRSDGVLLPEHELRALDHYREESTPLREAGRASHGHLPRLDMGRARWDGARTGGADPGAADSGAADSGGTDRADAESGGAEAGDVAHTGQFPPSGGPA; via the coding sequence ATGACGAGCGAGGAGCGTGCAGGCGAACGGGACGAGCCGCAGCGCCTCCCGGAATACGCGGAGCGGGTACTGGACGTGGCCGAGCTGATCCCGCCCGGCCGGGTCATGACCTACGGCGACGTCGCCGAATGGCTCGGCGAGGGCGGCCCGCGCCAGGTCGGCCGGGTCATGGCGCTGTACGGCGGCGCGGTGCCCTGGTGGCGGGTGGTCAGGTCCGACGGTGTGCTGCTCCCCGAGCACGAGCTGCGGGCCCTCGACCACTATCGGGAGGAGTCCACCCCGCTGCGCGAGGCGGGGCGCGCCTCGCACGGCCATCTGCCGCGGCTCGACATGGGACGGGCGCGGTGGGACGGCGCGCGTACCGGCGGCGCGGATCCCGGAGCGGCGGATTCCGGAGCAGCGGATTCCGGCGGCACGGATCGCGCGGACGCGGAATCCGGCGGTGCGGAAGCGGGCGATGTGGCTCACACAGGACAGTTTCCGCCATCGGGCGGCCCGGCGTGA
- a CDS encoding lysylphosphatidylglycerol synthase transmembrane domain-containing protein produces the protein MTRARATGSPSGAPARPDADRPEESEHTGAHPYEPPCNDEVTPTDRVSGDEPLLAARVHRPSDLLRLVIGILAIGLVLALSAFAHGTTSGLEDDISRGTGQAPDLLAKMAGLISSIAVLLVPVAFAIERLIKRDGLRIADGVLAAVLAHGVTLATDLWVTRAAPGSIQEALTRSQAGSGLTDPVHGYLAPVIAYMTAVGMARRPRWRVVLWVVLLLDAFAMLVAGYTTPFSIALTVLIGWTVAYGTLYAVGSPNVRPTGQTLMAGLRRVGFRPVSAMRAEEGAESGEQADRGRRYFVTLEEGAPLDVTVVDREQQAQGFFYRLWRQLTLRSITARRSIPSLRQALEQEALLAYAAIAAGAHAPKLIATSELGPDAVMLVYEHLGGRSLDSIESDDVTDELLRGAWRQVKALQSRRIAHRALTGDAIMVDRSGQVILTELRGGEIAAGDVVLRMDTAQLLTTTGLRVGARRSVAAAVEVMGPDAVADSLPLLQPIALSRSTRATLRKLARERAQREREAVLEASDANKRHRLAEAKAASGGDRKAVRKSLRAEKQAEKRAIDDALDEAREEDLLSQIRQQVLLIRPQAPVEPVRLERIRARTLVTFIAGAVAAYFLLSQLTQLDYTMVVGEAHWGWVAAAALFSALSYIAAAMSLLGFVPERVSFLRTVIAQVAGSFVKLVAPAAVGGVALNTRFLQRSGVRPGLAVASVGASQLFGLGAHILLLLSFGYLTGTEKTTSLTPSRTVIAGLLTVAVLVLVVTAIPFLRKFVVTRLRSLFAGVVPRMLDVLQRPMKLLTGIGGMLLLTGMFVMCLDASIRAFDNGNQQLSYASIAVVFLAGNALGSAAPTPGGVGAVEGALTLGLLAVGLPKEVAAPAVLLFRLMTFWLPVLPGWLSFNQLTRKGAL, from the coding sequence GTGACGCGCGCTCGCGCCACGGGTTCGCCCTCCGGCGCCCCGGCACGCCCCGACGCCGACCGGCCCGAGGAGAGCGAGCACACCGGCGCCCATCCCTACGAGCCGCCCTGCAACGACGAGGTGACACCCACCGACCGCGTCTCGGGCGACGAGCCGCTGCTCGCCGCCCGGGTGCACCGGCCGTCCGACCTGCTGCGGCTGGTCATCGGCATCCTCGCGATCGGTCTGGTGCTCGCCCTCTCGGCCTTCGCCCACGGCACCACGTCCGGCCTTGAGGACGACATCAGCAGGGGTACGGGCCAGGCGCCCGACCTGCTGGCCAAGATGGCGGGGCTGATCTCCAGCATCGCCGTGCTGCTCGTCCCTGTCGCCTTCGCCATCGAGCGGCTGATCAAACGCGACGGGCTGCGGATCGCCGACGGCGTGCTCGCCGCCGTCCTCGCGCACGGCGTGACGCTCGCCACGGACCTGTGGGTCACCAGGGCGGCGCCGGGCTCCATCCAGGAGGCGCTGACCAGGTCGCAGGCCGGCTCCGGGCTCACCGATCCGGTGCACGGCTATCTGGCCCCCGTCATCGCCTACATGACGGCTGTGGGCATGGCCCGCAGACCCCGCTGGCGCGTGGTGCTGTGGGTGGTGCTGCTGCTCGACGCGTTCGCCATGCTGGTGGCCGGCTACACCACGCCGTTCTCGATCGCCCTGACCGTCCTGATCGGCTGGACCGTGGCGTACGGCACGCTGTACGCGGTCGGCTCGCCCAACGTACGGCCCACCGGGCAGACCCTGATGGCGGGGCTGCGCAGGGTCGGCTTCCGGCCGGTCAGCGCGATGCGCGCCGAGGAGGGCGCCGAGTCGGGCGAGCAGGCCGACCGGGGGCGGCGCTACTTCGTCACCCTGGAGGAGGGCGCGCCGCTCGACGTCACGGTCGTCGACCGGGAACAGCAGGCGCAGGGTTTCTTCTACCGGCTGTGGCGGCAGCTCACGCTGCGCTCGATCACCGCGCGCCGGTCGATCCCCTCCCTGCGCCAGGCGCTCGAACAGGAGGCGCTGCTCGCCTACGCGGCCATCGCGGCGGGCGCGCACGCACCGAAGCTGATCGCCACCTCCGAGCTGGGACCCGACGCCGTCATGCTCGTCTACGAGCATCTGGGCGGCAGATCGCTGGACTCGATCGAGAGCGACGACGTCACCGACGAGCTGCTGCGCGGCGCCTGGCGCCAGGTCAAGGCGCTTCAGTCACGGCGGATCGCGCACCGCGCGCTGACCGGCGACGCGATCATGGTCGACCGGTCGGGCCAGGTGATCCTGACCGAACTGCGCGGCGGGGAGATCGCTGCGGGCGATGTCGTGCTGCGCATGGACACCGCGCAGCTGCTCACCACGACGGGGCTACGGGTCGGCGCACGCCGCTCGGTCGCCGCCGCCGTCGAGGTGATGGGTCCCGACGCCGTCGCCGACTCGCTGCCACTGCTCCAGCCGATCGCGCTGAGCCGCTCCACCCGCGCGACGCTGCGCAAGCTCGCCCGTGAGCGCGCGCAGCGCGAGCGGGAGGCGGTGCTCGAAGCGTCCGACGCGAACAAGCGCCACCGGCTGGCGGAGGCCAAGGCGGCCAGCGGCGGCGACCGCAAGGCCGTACGCAAATCCCTGCGGGCCGAGAAGCAGGCGGAGAAGCGCGCCATAGACGACGCCCTCGACGAGGCGCGCGAAGAGGACCTGCTCTCGCAGATCCGTCAGCAGGTGCTGCTGATCCGGCCGCAGGCACCGGTCGAACCGGTCAGGCTCGAACGGATCAGGGCCCGTACGCTCGTCACCTTCATCGCCGGGGCCGTCGCCGCGTACTTCCTGCTCTCCCAGCTCACCCAGCTCGACTACACGATGGTGGTCGGCGAGGCGCACTGGGGCTGGGTGGCGGCGGCCGCGCTGTTCTCCGCGCTGAGTTACATCGCGGCGGCGATGAGCCTGCTGGGCTTCGTGCCCGAGCGGGTCAGCTTCCTGCGGACGGTGATCGCGCAGGTCGCCGGGTCGTTCGTGAAGCTCGTCGCACCGGCGGCCGTCGGCGGTGTGGCGCTCAACACCCGCTTCCTGCAGCGCTCGGGGGTCCGTCCCGGGCTCGCCGTGGCGAGCGTCGGGGCGTCACAGCTGTTCGGGCTCGGCGCGCACATCCTGCTGCTGCTGTCCTTCGGCTATCTGACGGGTACGGAGAAGACGACGTCGCTCACCCCGTCCAGGACGGTGATCGCCGGTCTGCTGACGGTGGCCGTGCTGGTGCTGGTCGTGACGGCGATCCCGTTCCTGCGCAAGTTCGTCGTGACGCGGCTGCGCTCGCTGTTCGCAGGTGTCGTGCCGCGCATGCTCGACGTATTGCAGCGGCCCATGAAGCTGCTCACCGGCATCGGCGGGATGCTGCTGCTGACCGGCATGTTCGTGATGTGTCTGGACGCGTCGATCCGCGCGTTCGACAACGGCAACCAGCAGCTCAGCTACGCGAGCATCGCCGTGGTCTTCCTCGCGGGCAACGCGCTGGGCTCGGCGGCGCCGACCCCGGGCGGCGTGGGGGCCGTGGAGGGCGCCCTGACGCTGGGTCTGCTCGCCGTCGGACTGCCGAAGGAGGTCGCGGCGCCCGCCGTCCTGCTGTTCCGGCTGATGACGTTCTGGCTGCCGGTGCTGCCCGGCTGGCTGTCCTTCAACCAGCTCACCCGCAAGGGAGCCCTGTAG
- a CDS encoding alpha/beta hydrolase, translating to MPTSSARRAAALAAVTAAALLAVSACSDSGSDGGRGSGSSDPTARPKNLATQKLDWKTCAAPSVEQGGGPSPSPLPGKVSWQCSFMTVPLDYAKPDGDTVKLALIRAKAADTSHRIGSLVFNFGGPGGSGVTGLPSFAKDYEKLRARYDLVSFDPRGVGDSDGVRCESDKQLDAYYAQDATPDDAAEEKSLTEGLASFAAGCERDSGRELPYVGTTNAARDMELMRQVLGDKKLYYFGISYGTELGGVYAHLYPKSVGRAVFDGVVDPTQDSEQSSLGQAKGFQLALDNFAKDCVSRGDACTLPGSTPKQIEGFISSLLARLDKQPIAGIGNRKLTQTQATNGVAQALYSKEYWPLLEQGLDEADGGNGGLLLALSDAMNGRDQQGRYSNIQAANAAINCVDSKERYTLAQTKAKLPEFRKASPVFGDFLGWGVMSCSEWPVPGTWKHPDVSAPGSAPIVVVGNTGDPATPYAGAKAMADALGKGVGVEITYEGQGHGAYDSGDACIQKAVNGYLLNGTVPKAGTVCK from the coding sequence ATGCCGACCTCCTCCGCCCGGCGCGCCGCTGCCCTGGCCGCCGTCACCGCCGCCGCCCTCCTGGCCGTCTCCGCGTGTTCCGACAGCGGATCCGACGGCGGGAGGGGCAGCGGCAGCTCCGACCCGACGGCCCGGCCCAAGAACCTGGCCACCCAGAAGCTGGACTGGAAGACCTGCGCCGCCCCGTCCGTCGAGCAGGGCGGCGGCCCCTCGCCGTCCCCGCTGCCCGGCAAGGTCAGCTGGCAGTGCTCGTTCATGACCGTCCCGCTCGACTACGCCAAGCCGGACGGCGACACGGTCAAGCTGGCCCTCATCCGCGCCAAGGCCGCCGACACGAGCCACCGGATCGGCTCGCTCGTCTTCAACTTCGGCGGCCCCGGCGGTTCCGGCGTCACCGGACTGCCGTCGTTCGCGAAGGACTACGAGAAGCTGCGCGCCCGCTACGACCTGGTCAGCTTCGACCCGCGCGGGGTCGGCGACAGCGACGGCGTCCGGTGCGAGAGCGACAAGCAGCTCGACGCGTACTACGCGCAGGACGCGACCCCGGACGACGCGGCCGAGGAGAAGTCCCTCACCGAGGGCCTGGCGAGCTTCGCCGCCGGCTGCGAGCGCGACTCGGGCCGGGAACTGCCGTACGTCGGGACGACCAACGCGGCCCGCGACATGGAGCTGATGCGCCAGGTGCTGGGCGACAAGAAGCTGTACTACTTCGGCATCTCGTACGGCACGGAGCTGGGCGGCGTCTACGCGCACCTGTATCCGAAGAGCGTCGGCAGGGCCGTCTTCGACGGGGTCGTCGACCCGACGCAGGACTCCGAGCAGAGCTCCCTCGGCCAGGCCAAGGGCTTCCAGCTCGCCCTGGACAACTTCGCGAAGGACTGTGTGTCGCGCGGCGACGCCTGCACGCTGCCCGGCAGCACCCCGAAGCAGATCGAGGGGTTCATCTCCTCGCTGCTCGCCCGGCTCGACAAGCAGCCGATCGCCGGCATCGGCAACCGCAAGCTGACACAGACCCAGGCCACCAACGGCGTCGCGCAGGCGCTCTACTCGAAGGAGTACTGGCCGCTGCTCGAACAGGGTCTCGACGAGGCGGACGGCGGCAACGGCGGGTTGCTGCTCGCGCTGTCCGACGCGATGAACGGCCGCGACCAGCAGGGCAGGTACAGCAACATCCAGGCGGCGAACGCGGCGATCAACTGCGTGGACTCCAAGGAGCGCTACACGCTCGCGCAGACGAAGGCCAAGCTCCCGGAGTTCCGCAAGGCATCGCCGGTCTTCGGCGACTTCCTCGGCTGGGGCGTCATGAGCTGCTCCGAGTGGCCCGTGCCGGGCACCTGGAAGCATCCGGACGTCAGCGCGCCGGGCTCGGCCCCGATCGTCGTCGTCGGCAACACCGGTGACCCGGCGACGCCGTACGCGGGCGCGAAGGCGATGGCGGACGCGCTGGGCAAGGGCGTCGGCGTGGAGATCACCTACGAGGGCCAGGGGCACGGCGCTTACGACAGCGGCGACGCGTGCATCCAGAAGGCCGTCAACGGCTATCTGCTGAACGGCACGGTGCCCAAGGCCGGCACCGTCTGCAAGTAA
- a CDS encoding NAD-dependent epimerase/dehydratase family protein, with product MRVLLLGANGFLGRFVADRLLADPAVHLTALGRGDDADVRFDLAGGSPGALTRFLDAVHPGVVINCAGATRGGARELIRHNTVAVATVCEALRRSGCGARLVQLGCASEYGPSPHGSSTAEDAVPRPGGPYGVSKLAASELVLGAGLDAVVLRIFSPVGPGTPAGSPLGRLAEAMRRAMQGGDGELKLAGLGVQRDFVDVRDVARAVHAASLSAAQGIVNIGTGRSVKLRDAAAVLARVAGYAGALHELDAPGPARHGHAPIGAQRGESAPEQLGAGPFPYPDGCGSWQQADVRTARDRLGWRPRINLEESLADIWMEAACRI from the coding sequence ATGAGGGTCCTGCTGCTCGGCGCCAACGGATTCCTCGGCCGGTTCGTGGCCGACCGGCTGCTCGCCGACCCCGCCGTGCATCTCACCGCCCTGGGCCGCGGCGACGACGCCGACGTACGGTTCGACCTCGCGGGCGGCAGCCCCGGAGCGCTCACCCGCTTCCTGGACGCCGTCCACCCCGGGGTCGTCATCAACTGCGCCGGTGCCACCCGGGGCGGGGCGCGCGAGCTGATCCGGCACAACACCGTCGCCGTCGCCACCGTCTGCGAGGCGCTGCGCCGCAGCGGCTGCGGCGCCCGGCTCGTCCAGCTCGGCTGCGCCTCCGAGTACGGCCCGTCGCCGCACGGCTCGTCCACGGCCGAGGACGCCGTACCGCGCCCCGGCGGCCCGTACGGGGTGAGCAAGCTCGCCGCCTCCGAACTCGTCCTGGGCGCGGGGCTCGACGCCGTCGTGCTGCGGATCTTCTCGCCCGTGGGACCCGGCACCCCGGCGGGCTCACCGCTCGGCCGGCTCGCCGAGGCGATGCGCCGCGCCATGCAGGGCGGCGACGGTGAGCTGAAGCTCGCCGGGCTCGGCGTCCAGCGGGACTTCGTGGACGTACGGGACGTGGCCCGCGCGGTGCACGCCGCGTCCCTCTCGGCAGCGCAGGGCATCGTCAACATCGGCACCGGACGGTCCGTGAAGCTCAGGGACGCCGCCGCCGTGCTGGCCAGGGTCGCCGGATACGCGGGCGCGCTGCACGAGTTGGACGCCCCGGGCCCCGCCCGGCACGGCCACGCGCCGATCGGCGCCCAGCGCGGCGAGTCCGCGCCGGAACAGCTCGGCGCGGGCCCGTTCCCCTACCCCGACGGCTGCGGCAGCTGGCAGCAGGCGGACGTACGCACCGCGCGCGACCGGCTCGGCTGGCGCCCGCGGATCAATCTGGAGGAGTCGCTGGCCGACATCTGGATGGAGGCGGCGTGCCGTATCTGA
- the moeZ gene encoding adenylyltransferase/sulfurtransferase MoeZ, producing the protein MSLPPLVEPAAELTVDEVRRYSRHLIIPDVGMDGQKRLKNAKVLCVGAGGLGSPALMYLAAAGVGTLGIVEFDEVDESNLQRQIIHSQSDIGRSKAQSARDSVLGINPYVNVVLHEERLEAENVMEIFAQYDLIVDGTDNFATRYLVNDACVLLDKPYVWGSIYRFDGQASVFWSEHGPCYRCLYPEPPPPGMVPSCAEGGVLGVLCASVGAIQVTEAIKLLTGIGDPLVGRLMIYDALEMQYRQVKVRKDPDCAVCGENPTVTELIDYEAFCGVVSEEAQEAAAGSTITPKQLKEWMDDGENIEVIDVREPNEFEIVSIPGAKLIPKNEFLMGNALEHLPQDKKIVLHCKTGVRSAEVLAVLKSAGFADAVHVGGGVVGWVNQIEPEKPIY; encoded by the coding sequence GTGTCGCTGCCCCCCTTGGTCGAGCCCGCTGCTGAGCTCACCGTCGACGAGGTCCGCAGGTACTCCCGTCACTTGATCATCCCCGATGTCGGGATGGACGGGCAGAAGCGGCTGAAGAACGCGAAGGTGCTGTGTGTGGGGGCCGGTGGCCTCGGCTCCCCGGCCCTGATGTACCTGGCGGCGGCCGGTGTCGGCACGCTCGGCATCGTGGAGTTCGACGAGGTCGACGAGTCGAACCTGCAGCGCCAGATCATCCACAGCCAGTCCGACATCGGCCGCTCCAAGGCCCAGTCGGCGCGTGACTCCGTCCTCGGTATCAACCCGTACGTCAACGTGGTCCTTCACGAAGAGCGGCTCGAAGCCGAGAACGTGATGGAGATCTTCGCCCAGTACGACCTGATCGTGGACGGCACGGACAACTTCGCCACCCGCTACCTGGTCAACGACGCCTGCGTGCTGCTGGACAAGCCGTACGTCTGGGGTTCGATCTACCGCTTCGACGGTCAGGCGAGCGTCTTCTGGTCGGAGCACGGCCCGTGCTACCGCTGCCTCTACCCGGAGCCCCCGCCCCCCGGCATGGTCCCCTCCTGCGCCGAGGGCGGCGTGCTGGGCGTGCTCTGCGCGTCCGTCGGGGCGATCCAGGTCACCGAGGCGATCAAGCTGCTGACCGGCATCGGCGACCCGCTGGTCGGGCGGCTGATGATCTACGACGCCCTGGAGATGCAGTACCGCCAGGTCAAGGTCCGCAAGGACCCCGACTGCGCGGTCTGCGGGGAGAACCCCACCGTCACCGAGCTGATCGACTACGAGGCGTTCTGCGGCGTCGTGTCGGAAGAGGCCCAGGAGGCGGCGGCCGGTTCGACGATCACTCCCAAGCAGCTCAAGGAGTGGATGGACGACGGCGAGAACATCGAGGTCATCGATGTCCGCGAGCCGAACGAGTTCGAGATCGTCTCGATCCCCGGCGCCAAGCTGATCCCCAAGAACGAGTTCCTGATGGGCAACGCCCTGGAGCACCTGCCGCAGGACAAGAAGATCGTCCTGCACTGCAAGACGGGTGTGCGCAGCGCCGAGGTGCTCGCCGTGCTGAAGTCGGCGGGCTTCGCCGACGCCGTGCATGTCGGCGGCGGGGTCGTCGGCTGGGTCAACCAGATCGAGCCCGAGAAGCCGATCTACTAG
- a CDS encoding spherulation-specific family 4 protein translates to MPYLTTTGQRLSATEAGEVGLGVPGYAHPLLAPAEWAGLTRPATPLHWVVLNVAQGPGVRPDPHCLDAAGRLTNAGVRVLGHLDLAYGSRPFGEIVAEAQRYLDWYRVAGFSLDRCPADRADLPAVRRITATLETLVDGAHVVLGHGTHPYPGYAEAADQLVTFSGPWSDYRWSQAAEWTAGYPPERFVHLVHGLPRTHLDEAMRVARWQGAGTIFFTDRTGPQNPFEALPGYWDAIVSRVGPGVSE, encoded by the coding sequence GTGCCGTATCTGACCACGACAGGTCAGCGCCTCTCCGCCACCGAGGCCGGCGAGGTCGGCCTCGGTGTCCCGGGCTACGCGCATCCGCTGCTGGCGCCCGCCGAATGGGCCGGACTCACCCGGCCCGCCACACCGCTGCACTGGGTCGTGCTCAACGTCGCCCAGGGCCCCGGCGTCCGGCCCGACCCGCACTGCCTCGACGCGGCGGGACGGCTGACCAACGCGGGCGTCCGGGTGCTCGGCCATCTCGACCTGGCGTACGGCAGCCGCCCGTTCGGCGAGATCGTCGCCGAGGCGCAGCGCTATCTGGACTGGTACCGCGTCGCCGGCTTCTCCCTCGACCGGTGCCCGGCCGACCGGGCGGACCTGCCGGCGGTACGGCGGATCACGGCCACCCTGGAGACGCTGGTGGACGGCGCGCATGTCGTCCTCGGCCACGGGACGCATCCGTACCCCGGATACGCGGAGGCCGCCGACCAGTTGGTGACCTTCTCCGGGCCGTGGAGCGACTACCGCTGGTCGCAGGCGGCCGAGTGGACGGCCGGCTATCCGCCGGAACGGTTCGTCCACCTCGTCCACGGACTGCCCCGCACCCACCTGGACGAGGCGATGCGCGTCGCCCGCTGGCAGGGCGCGGGAACGATCTTCTTCACCGACCGGACGGGCCCGCAGAACCCGTTCGAGGCGCTGCCCGGCTACTGGGACGCAATCGTCTCGCGGGTCGGACCTGGTGTCTCGGAATGA